Genomic window (Pseudovibrio brasiliensis):
CATCCTGTCCGCTGGCAAGCAGATCAACCACAGGAATGAAGTTCTCAACCTTCGCCTGCGTCCGTACATGCCTGTATTTCCAGATCTCATTGCCGCTATCGGTGAAGTCCGTCGTGTTCGGATCGCCCAAGGCAACGCGCACATCTTCCTTGGTGGTCTTGCCAGTCTCCAGCTGCCCATCCAATCCCTCACGGGTCAAATGGCGAAGACTTTCATTGCCCACAGAAGCGCAGCCGGAAACGCCAAGGCCAAGCCCCAGAGCGAGGATAACATGCACAATCCGCAAACTTATGCCCCTTTGCGTTGGTTTGCGTTGGTTTGTGAAAGCCAACGCACTGCGAGGTCTTATCCGATGGGAATAGACCTTCGTTCTCTTAATTGAGCGTGGCCTCATATAAGAGCGCTGTAAACCTGAGATAAGACTCGTGTCATATCTATCAAGGGTAATCTGGAGAGAGAATTAATCGAGTAATTTCAGCGCATTAGAGAGAAGGGCGCTTTGCTGCCGCACCAATGCTGGCAAAACAACCTGCACCCAGCATGTGGAAGATCCCATCACAAACACGCGAGCATAAAACGGGCGTAACACGCCACCCGTCATTTTGCGTTGCTATGTGCAACTTTGCGTTTTTCTGCGTTCCTATGGAAATTGGTAGCGCGGTACCATCCCAACCGACGCGCCCCCCGCAAAAAGGGGAATAAGTGCTCTGAGAAAAAGCCTTGGGCAGCCCATCATTCCCGCCGCCCAAAACCAAACTTATCCCCACAAGGGCTTACTGGTTCGCGTTAATCAACCCAGTACGCACTTCGCTGTCAGTCTCCAGCATGGTGTAGTTTTTCAAAACACCACGGCTGTTGAAGAACAGAGCCAACTCTTTCTTCTGCAGATCCTGACCACCAGCCAGAATGTCTACCACAGGAATGAAGTTCTCAACCTTCGGCTGGGAGCGCACATGCTGGTACTTCCAGATCTCGTTACCGCTATCGCTGAAGTCGACAGTGTCCGGGCTGCCAAACAGCTTGGCCACATCATCCTTGGTGGTTTTGCCCTTGGTCAGCTTGGTCGCAACAGTCGCAGCTGTCTCTTTACGAATGTTCTCGTTGCCAACAGATGCACAAGCAGCAAGAGACGCTGCCAGCGCAACAGAAATCATGATTTTCGTGAAACGCAAAGTAATCCCCATCAGGCCTGGCGTCAGCTGGCCTGTATTCCAAAACGGCCCCAACACTAACCGGGAATCCGCAACTTATAATGGAAACTCCCCTACCAGATATGCGGAGCACATGCCATTGGTTTTAATCAATGAGCCCGTTAAACTTAAGATTGAAAGTACTGCCAATGATTGATGAAAAAGGTCATCATCATCGATATCATTTCGCTGTAGAGTCACTGAACTTAAAAGCAGACCTCTCAGGAAGTGTGTTGTAGCTAACATTCTTAACGAAACGTGAGTTGTTGCCTTAATAATTATCAGTTGAATAGCTATATAGATACTCGAGTTGCTTTACGAGCTTATGTTAGTTTGATTTACAAGGTTTATCTTGGTCGCTCGATTTTTTGGTAAGGTAGAAAAATGAAACGCCCGCAACATCTTCCTGACTTTACTTCTCCACCTTTGAGTGAGGTGGTGTTGGGTGTTCAGTTCAAGCCTATTACTAAATACACATCGATCGTTGGTGCCCGAATTTGGGAGTTGTTTAAAGATGAGTTTCCATTAGTTGAAGAACATCCAATCTTAGCACCTACTTATGAAACCTTTGGAGCAAGGCAGCCTACAAAAGATATTCAACTTCAATTTGGTGCGCCATCAGTTGGGCAGAGATTTTGGTTTATCTCTCCAGATAGTAGTCATTTATTGCAGTTGCAGTCAGATAGATTTCTTGCAAACTGGCGCAAGCGTATCGAGTACGGCGAATATCCACGGTATGAAGAGATTTTGACGAAGTACCGAGAGCGATATGGCAAGTTGACAGATTATGTACTCAATGAGTTGGGTACTTCAGTACACGTCAATCAGGTTGAAGTTACGTATGTAAATCATATCTTAGTTCAAGATTTCCAAGAAGCGCCACAATGGTTCTCGTTTCTGGCTGGTAATGAGTTGAATGTCGAAGCTTTCAACGCCAGCTTTAGTGAAGTGATTAAAAACACTAACGGGGCTCCGCGTGCGCGTTTAATCTATGATTTGCAATCTGCACTCTCATCTGATGGAAAACAGAAAGCATATAGATTTTCATTAACTTTCCGTGGACAGCCTGAAGATGCGAATGAAAAGAGTATTTTTGAGTTTTTCAATAAGGGAAGAAATGAAATCGTAAAGCGATTTGCCGAGTATACTACACCATTCGCACATAAACAGTGGGAGCGGCTTGATGAGCATTAAAGAACTTTTGAAGACAGTGTATCAAGAAGATATGGTTACAGTTGCCTCAGAAAAAGCGTCGGCCACTATATTTTCGTTTCCGGAAGCTAAAGTTAGAGTAAACCCTGATCCGCCATTAGTAAGAGCGCTACAAAGTCGAATGAATGAGCTCTGTGCTTTAGAAAAAGGCTGGGATGGTTACGGTGGGCAGCCAGTTTCTCATCACCGAATGAGTTTTGGTGCAAATTTACTTGGTAGCATCTGCTCAGAGAATACGCCGACTCCAAGCCTCGTTCCTGGTAGCGATGGAACTGTCCAGATAGAATGGCATGAAAATTTTTGCGATATCGAGTTGGATATTTTAGACGCTTTTGAGGTGTCTGTTTATTGCCACGATATTAAAGATAATATTGAAGAAGAGTTCGATCTTAGTTCTGATTTCTCTGCATTGGCCAAGTGGATTCAGAAGCTTGAAGAAAACAGAGCTTGATTATTTAAAAGCGGAAAAAATATGCAATCTGTTGACCCATATGATGAAGACGAAATCATTGAGAACGACAGGATCATCAGGCGAATTAACCCTGAGCAACATATAGTTACAGACTTAAATCGAAATTGTAGGCGGATTTCTACTAAAGCATTTTCTCCTTCATCCGAACCGACATATGGGATGTCAGTTGATATTGAAAAGCTGATTCTGAATGCAGGGTTAGTACCAACGGAGTTTGTTACAACTCCCACTTACACGGGGTCTGTGTCTTTTGCGGCACAAGATATTCGGAATACTGACTTAATTGTGGGATATGAGCCGATTGCTGATAATCCATACCATGGAGAAGTCTGGGCCAAGGAAAACAAGCAACGTTTTAAGAACTCTCAAAAAAAGCAGCTGCTAAGAGCCGCAGAATGGTATGTGAGAATCGAAGACGTTGAGCTTGGTTAAGTCTCATGTCTCCCCACAGCCACACAACCCACGCTCGCAAAGCTTGCCCATTGACACCGCATGCATCTGGTTGCATGCTCTTGGGTGAGGCCCAAAACCTCTCCAAACAGCGGTACCCGCTCCCGTTAACTAGCGGATTTTTTGTGCCTTTTTTCCAAAAGTGCGCAAACCCTTTGCTATGAGCGGGAGGGCGGTGAATACAATACTCTCTTCGGAGGGGAATAAACCCGCCTGTCTGTTTGCAGGTTTTTGGCCTCCCGCTCGCCAGCGAGTCCCAAAAGCTTTCTGTCGTGCGGCCTTCAACACCCTAAACAGAGGGATTGAAAATGGACGACTCCGCATGCGCATGCAGCGCCACAAACACTCTTCAGAATGAAATTGACGAAGTAACCATTGCTGTCTCCGATTTGGAGAACCTCGCTTACATGCAGCAGTTAGTGCTGAGTGAGCGATTAAAACACAGCACGGAACGGGATGCTTTGTTCACTTTGCACTACGCTTTGTGTGACCGCCTTGAAGCACTGAAAAAGATCTGCGGAACATTGGAGCGGGTCGCCTTTCCGCAGCCGATAAGCACAGCAACCGCTTCATGACCCAATCGCTGTAACGGTGCTCGCGGCGCTTTGCGCCCACCCCGCATCACAGCACGCCCCGCTGAGGGCCTCCAACAGCTCGCATGGGGCTGATGAAGCTTATGGGCACCCTGCTGGTCTGCGCTCACCCCGCAGGCCAGTCTCTTGTAAGCTTAAAGCTGAGGCGAATCCCGGTGCAAATCACGCATTTGCTCTGCCTGAACGTGAAAGTGATTCATGCCAATCAATCAAAAAATATTAGCAGCTAACGCTAATATATAAGTTTATTGTGGAATAAATAGGATGTTTTGAGCCGCAGTAACTTGTGCGTTTCCCGCCTGCAAAATCCAGAAAACCCTTGGTATTTCAGGGAGGTTGTAAAGGCAGGCACATCGCACTGCGGTAGCCCTGTCCCCATCAAGCCCTGTACCTAAGTAGTTTTTCTTTTTGACTTTCAGGCCAATTCGCCCAAACTCCTGAGTGTGTAATAAGTTCAATGATGAATTTACATTGGGGCTGGGAAAATGCGCTGGTATCAGC
Coding sequences:
- the bamE gene encoding outer membrane protein assembly factor BamE domain-containing protein gives rise to the protein MHVILALGLGLGVSGCASVGNESLRHLTREGLDGQLETGKTTKEDVRVALGDPNTTDFTDSGNEIWKYRHVRTQAKVENFIPVVDLLASGQDVTTKEVALFFDRDGLLKNYTMIEVEDEVRTGLITANM
- the bamE gene encoding outer membrane protein assembly factor BamE domain-containing protein, coding for MRFTKIMISVALAASLAACASVGNENIRKETAATVATKLTKGKTTKDDVAKLFGSPDTVDFSDSGNEIWKYQHVRSQPKVENFIPVVDILAGGQDLQKKELALFFNSRGVLKNYTMLETDSEVRTGLINANQ
- a CDS encoding TIGR04255 family protein, whose product is MKRPQHLPDFTSPPLSEVVLGVQFKPITKYTSIVGARIWELFKDEFPLVEEHPILAPTYETFGARQPTKDIQLQFGAPSVGQRFWFISPDSSHLLQLQSDRFLANWRKRIEYGEYPRYEEILTKYRERYGKLTDYVLNELGTSVHVNQVEVTYVNHILVQDFQEAPQWFSFLAGNELNVEAFNASFSEVIKNTNGAPRARLIYDLQSALSSDGKQKAYRFSLTFRGQPEDANEKSIFEFFNKGRNEIVKRFAEYTTPFAHKQWERLDEH